TTAGGGTATCATTTGGTCGACCATCTTTTGAtcgatttctatttaaaaatcattctataaataaacttgCTACGATGGaaaacaaatttctattaaaattatatggaaaTAAACTATCTAATTCGTAATATagcaaaatgaaatttgtcaAGTGCTCTTTGTTAGTTCATTCAGCATGCGCGCGCAGCATCCGGGTGCGTGCGCCGTTTGATCATTTCCTGTATCAAAAAGCGCTAAGttagaaattcaataaaatctaaaatagtatgaatataatttgttattgaatattaatcaattatatatttaaaatatttattgtttttgtttttcttttataatttttcttttcttacgattgtatatatcatttattatatatttttttagaattaaatttttatacaatcaaaaaatataaaatttatagaattttatcttatgtaataaaagagattttaaaattataaaaataataatattattaaatataaatttattattttataatttattattattatataatttatggaaATGGTATggaaaaggattaaaaatataaaaaaagaaaaactttaattatgttatgaatatatatattatatttataattctcttacaattactaataatatttacaacaattttaCATACAATTGACCATTTTggttctttatataataatatacaaatgttataataacaatcaatatatacttataatattttatataataatgatatgttggtatatgaataaaaaatatttgaaataaaaatttaaatttgtttttaattttgttcttaattaaaactatattttgaaatgaatttatttaaaatattgatgattaaaaaatgtaattttgtgacacaattttatgaaaaaaaatattgactagtatagtaattatataataattattaaacattcataatataaaaattaaataaagaatataaatcaaaacgcttataattatttggtatcattataaattcgttctatcgaaaaattcgtatattacataatacatacattacatatacgcattcatacatatatacatacatacatacatacatacatatatatatatatatatatatatatatatatatatatatagattttttttaaaaaatcatgtacagaataattttgtttaaactaaaagaaatgaaaaagtagaatttgaaaaattttggattttaaattatgctgTATActctttaattatagaattaaaacataatattgatatattatatttttgtatcttaTATCTGctatgttaatttaaaacttaaatataaactaataaattaaaatatatttttcttttaatgttgTTCGATTGGTCAAAACGAATTGATAAAgtcaatatgtttttttttatttaatatttaaaaaatatgcattaaaaatatgatttcaaatttttatttttaaaaattgaactttggtctaaaatataatagaaaacttttttatttcttttagtatagaaaatatttcaacttgtcttgattataaaatattctatatacttaaacatttaaaaaataatatagaataataaatttgtttaaaatttcattttataaaaatgaattatataattataattatattgaaaatatattaaatacaaataaattaatccaataatatgaagatatataacattttttaataatttcaaatattataattttaaaatcaatggaaaaatataaaatatgttcttTTAGTGtagaaaatatcttataaaatctttataaagaaatgctataaaaaaaatatataaattatgtatattattatatattatttataattctgtgGTAATTTCATCTTGTGGTCGAAAACCAAGAATTGTAAAGTCATCAATGAGGTATTCACGAGCAGGTGACCAATCtgataaaatagtataattagCAGCCTCTGTACTACTTTGAAATTCCCATTGAGGATTTAATTCGCGATCAAGTCCATTTGTTTCGCATTCATCTATTGTACAATTAGATTCTGTTAAtgcatcaatattataattatgattaaaagttGAAATAGCAAGTTCCTGAAAATGTGTATTTGGAGGTTTCAGTCGTTTTTGATTATCATATACTAATGGAGTTGTTTGACCTATGCTAGATCCATTTGGACTAAGTTTCTCATTATAAACTCCAGAACTATTCTGTCCAAGACTGGAACTCACAGGACTGTCTTTTACATATCCAAGACTGGAACTAGCAGGACTAATACTTGATTTGTCACTTGCTTGAAATGTTGTAAGTGGTACATTTGGTTGGAATGTAGTCAGATTAGTTGGAGTAGTTCTTGGTTCATAAGACTGAAGTGATTGTGTAATTGTTATTTGCTGTGGTAAATTCATTTGGACGGATACTGTTGGTTGTTGCAAGAATGTTACAAGTTGAGCCACCttgaaatataagatattatcttttaaaattcataatatataaatttgattatgtcatttcatttaaaaaataatctttttttatacatatctaattatttctttaacatGCATGACTCACCAAAGTGTTTTAGAGACttgcatgaaaaaaaaatttaaagtaataagcactttaaaattataatatttttaaaattaatttttatgaaattaattatcttactTCAGGAGAACTATGCCTTTTATATCGCCTTAATAGTCTTTCTGCCCATGAAAAAAGTCTTTGCCAATCATCTGGAGGAACTGGTATTTCATCATCTCTTCTATTAATAAGAACTAATATCCTTGCCAAATCACGTAAAACTGGTCTGtaaatcataatcataataaaaaagaatatatcagtcaatttatattaattatataattatacctaTATGCTTGTATTCCAACAGCACCGTCTCCATTATTTCCAGAATAGTATAATTCCCTAACTTGTTTTCTAGTATCATTGAGCATGGAAAGAAATGTATTGCCTTCTCCTCTCAACATTgtcaaatgttttaaaaattctcttctctctgcactaaaatatgattgaaattgaactttcaatatttttatttttaattatattttttatttatatatataaatataatataaagtaccTGTCTTCAAACTGTTGGATTAACTTagcagcttttttttttcttctatgtaCAATTATAGCTCCACATAATATTATCAGAATACATATAGTTGCACCAGAAACAATTCCCACCAAAATAGCTACTTGACTACCAGTAAATCCAAACATATATCCTGtttctttacaaatttttcccaTATATTCATCTCTAGTTGACCAATCTGCAATATGGCCTGGTGGGCAAGTATCAACACAAATACCTTGATGTAAAAGAATTGCACATCTTGCACATGTTCCATCTCTACATCTTTTGCAACCACTTTGTCCTTCAATACATTCTGAAAACATAAAAACACattctgataaaataataaatatttaaaagtatataatttaaagaaatataataaatttttttatccttaatcaaaatttataataaaaaatattattaattttaaaagcttgtaagaaatattttatagaatttatttataatacttaaatttttgataataaatttattttgataaacattttatttttctataagaaaCTCTCTGACATTTTATGAATCGcgtataagaaaaagaaaaacgtgtaAATCGAATTCTTATCTCGATTCATAGCCTGAAGCTATACTTCAAATTTGACATATTGtacaagatttaatttttaaatatatggaataccaatataatataatacataaaaataatattttattatagtatcttaattaaaaagaaaataaaatagtttttatatataatatattttgtatatatacaatatatataatatatatattggaatacaattccataaaatctaaaaattttatggaatacAATTAGTTTTCaatggatttaatttaatctctctctttctttctcacaaaagatatttttaaactatgaaatatattttgaaatttttaataatttctatttacatttcataaattttataatgttataaaatttttttttataatatattttttttataatatattttagattgaaaatatgaaatacttttaaaatacaagaatgtttatctttttttttttttaattattatttttaattatttttttattaaaatcttttgtatctttttatttttattttacaaaacttttatattgaatttctttttacttttggaaaaactatattatttatattatattattcataaccaaatataatcaaatttcaaaattctatataaaaagatatatatcattaagagAAGAAGAGCAATGACTTGTGATCAATTTCTGAATTTCTCGTATCaggtaaatttttcaagaatctaTTAGCATATATATGAGGAATGTGGTTGTTGGTTTCTTGATTACGTGTCCAATCTATTTTATAGGATGGTGGAAAGATCACAATCACATTCTTCAAGTTGAGAACACTATTTCcgtaatcgtttttttttttgttttgttttaaatttttgaatttatttgaatttatttcatttttatttcaaatataaaaaaataagaaaatataatatcagattgcaaataatttaaaataatttaaaaatatagaaatacatatatatatatattgtattatattatatacattatatattgtattacatatatgtataaaatatatatcttatatagtataaatttttatttataattttttaattatatttaaaaaaaaagaaaactagctgagttcaattattaaactcatcttatataaatattttgtattattattcttcattaaataattgcgaattattttataatataaaattttatttcaaaaactttctatttatttttcatttaaatattataattattataattttattataattatttcaaataaatgttttcaaaatctttataatttcttattcttttattaattgataatttctaataaataaaatattatatcatcataataaaacaatatatattaaaacaatatgtattattataatgtaataatcaaaatattcatattaatattttatataaaattataatataaaaacaattttttttttatatcgttataatatttttacatataataataaaatgaaattgatttaatggcatatattttaatcattcgtGTTTTCCGGTTTTTTTCTAAAGttattgtgatatatatatatatatacatatcaaaatatatatacataccatACAAgtcatatcaattttatttagatatatagttGATCGTTTCGACTATGTGtagaaataatatcgaattttgtCAATaactttacaatttaaattatactttattttgtattttatatatatatataaatgttttaaaagtatattcaaTAACGGTAAAATTGACAATAAAGTTAtacacaataaaatattaaaaaatatatataaggattaatttcattttagattattttttttagattattattttttaaaattctttatcaaaattattttctttaatataatatttcctaaaattttatttctttaattaaaagtatttaacttttcatttaattttaaatttaaatttaaaagtaaaaataatatttagaatgaataaaaatttgattcgcaATTTTGTTTGAGATATCAAatggaaaaggaaataataaagaaaattaaaaaattatttttaaatgatggtCATGCAAATTGTCAAAAAGAAAACTAAGCAAAACAActctaatttccaatttctttaattcgcatttatatttttaaatgaataaatataattaaaattcttatgatATGGTAACAAGAtagtaaaagaaatttcttctgtatattaaagaaacattaaagaatttttttatttgattactttgatttaatcaattttttatctatatttatatatagtttagtttatatttattttaaatttatatttcataagaaatgtactttaaatattcttattttaaatttaatttttttaatttaatttctcttaaaaataatggttttaaaaattctgataacgataaaatacatatatgataatacattaattaatacaatatattaattcatacaaaatctgcattgatttaataaaattataattatatattgttttgataaatttaataaggttaacgatttaaaatataaataatataaataaaaattgacaatgtttaaaaatttaatatcaataaaattaaaattaattatattgatctaaaaaaacagtaaaatattttcatgaaatttttacatttcgtaattaataattaatattttattaatttatatttgtatttatttttgttcattaattttttaattaagttacatgaattaaatataaacatatacaaaatatcaattttatctaaatttgattaaatattctaaaaagaattaaaataataaaatataaaaaaatatttttataaaaattgtttaatatgaaGGAAATCATAATATGAAagtaatctttctttttttcaaatgacatatttctttatttttaatgaaataacaagTGTCTATatgatttcaattcaaatcatcctaatattcatataacaaataaaaaaattaataattagaatattaaaattaatattaaaatggtaaaaattattaataaaataagagaattCAAAGTAATGATTagtaatgttatttaaatgtaatggtaattttaataataatgatgaaaatagtgttatttaaatttacttaattataaataatagaatgaaatttcaataatttaaaatgcacaattttattgatattttagtacatttacagaatattttatttaaaatattcgattttgcaataattaaattattttcatgttttCAAAGAACAatgattctatatataaaaataacattttttcgtttttaataaaatcgagtttaaaaaaaatttgatttatcaatttgattattcaaattcaaaattttttcctaattatattatctggTGACgattaaataactaatatttttgtatactataccgaaaataaaaatttttaagaagaaataacattatttttcagtatttttAACACCATATTTGTAGAAgttgtacaattttaaaactgCCAATCAAGGGTATGTGCCCCCAATGAATCAACGTACAGTTCACCTGACCAGCAGGAAGTACCATTACTAGTCAAGTGAAACTTTTCAACGGTTCGTATACGGCATTTCCCTCTTGTTGCCATTGGTGCACTGTTCATAACATCAAGTGCTAGTGATTTACCTTAGAAAAGGTTCTCAatctttctcgatcgatttaattaaaattttatcttattcattataatatcttattcatataattaacaataaaaaaaccatttcttgattttcatttgctttttcttttttttaaatttaattattcaaactttgatagcttattttattttatatatatttatctatttatttatttaaatatgtttaattattatatttattttttactttttaaaatacatgtaattctttttttttcactttttaaatattatagaatttagatTATACATAAGTAAGTATTCGTAAATCATACTTTtgcatttttggaaaaattaaaattctatattttttattttttaattttatacatgttatttttttttatcacatttttttattttactttacaaaAAACATTGagtgtacaaattttttttctttcatttttctgccttttttttatttttctttagattttaaattaataaattgataattttgaaaaaaaaacataattaaaataaatatatatttaaaaaaatcatatgataaggaattaaataagataagatatttcacatcaaattttatcaaatatctcttaatttaataatttttttataaatat
The window above is part of the Apis mellifera strain DH4 linkage group LG11, Amel_HAv3.1, whole genome shotgun sequence genome. Proteins encoded here:
- the LOC727502 gene encoding uncharacterized protein LOC727502 — encoded protein: MGNLSILVKFSAILFFCILDYTRADNELQECIEGQSGCKRCRDGTCARCAILLHQGICVDTCPPGHIADWSTRDEYMGKICKETGYMFGFTGSQVAILVGIVSGATICILIILCGAIIVHRRKKKAAKLIQQFEDSAERREFLKHLTMLRGEGNTFLSMLNDTRKQVRELYYSGNNGDGAVGIQAYRPVLRDLARILVLINRRDDEIPVPPDDWQRLFSWAERLLRRYKRHSSPEVAQLVTFLQQPTVSVQMNLPQQITITQSLQSYEPRTTPTNLTTFQPNVPLTTFQASDKSSISPASSSLGYVKDSPVSSSLGQNSSGVYNEKLSPNGSSIGQTTPLVYDNQKRLKPPNTHFQELAISTFNHNYNIDALTESNCTIDECETNGLDRELNPQWEFQSSTEAANYTILSDWSPAREYLIDDFTILGFRPQDEITTEL